The Mastomys coucha isolate ucsf_1 unplaced genomic scaffold, UCSF_Mcou_1 pScaffold14, whole genome shotgun sequence genome window below encodes:
- the Washc1 gene encoding WASH complex subunit 1 isoform X2: MTPVKTQYSLAGQLYSVPLIQPDLRREEAIQQVADALQYLQNISGDIFSRISQRVELSRRQLQAIRERVSLAQAKIEKIKGSKKAIKVFSSAKYPAPEHLQEYGSIFTGALDPSLQRRPRYRIQSKHRPLDERALQEKLKYFPVCVNTKSEPEDEAEEGLGGLPSNISSISSLLLFNTTENLYKKYVFLDPLAGAVTKTHTMLGTEEEKLFDAPLSISKREQLERQAPENYFYVPDLGQVPEIDVPSYLPDLPGVADDLMYSADLGPGIAPSAPGAIPELPAFHTEVAEPFQPELEDRVLLAAPPPPPPPPPPPPAPTALVSTPQPPMFPDVATAAGQVAREEDSSSSVAHAASVQGAPKEVVDPSSGRATLLESIRQAGGIGKAKLRSVKERKLEKKKQKEQEQVRATSQGGDLMSDLFNKLVMRRKGISGKGPGTGTSEGPGGAFSRMSDSIPPLPPPQQPAGDEDEDEWES, encoded by the exons ATGACACCCGTAAAGACCCAGTACTCCTTGGCAGGCCAGCTTTACTCGGTGCCCCTCATCCAGCCCGACCTGCGACGCGAGGAGGCAATCCAGCAAGTGGCAGATGCCCTGCAGTACCTACAGAATATCTCTGGAGACATCTTCAGCAG gATCTCCCAGCGGGTAGAGCTGAGCCGACGCCAGCTGCAGGCCATTAGGGAGAGGGTTTCCTTGGCCCAGGCTAAGATAGAGAAGATCAAGGGCAGTAAGAAGGCCATCAAG GTCTTTTCTAGTGCCAAGTACCCAGCACCAGAGCACCTGCAGGAATATGGCTCCATCTTTACCGGTGCCCTGGACCCTAGTCTGCAGAGAAGACCCCGTTACAGGATCCAGAGCAAGCACCGCCCACTGGATGAGCGGGCTCTGCAG GAGAAGCTGAAGTACTTTCCCGTGTGTGTGAACACCAAGTCGGAGCCTGAGGACGAAGCTGAGGAGGGGCTCGGGGGTCTGCCCAGCAACATCAGCTCCATCAGCTCCCTGCTGCTCTTCAACACCACCGAGAATCT GTACAAGAAGTATGTTTTCCTGGACCCTCTTGCTGGTGCAGTGACAAAAACGCACACGATGCTGGGCACAGAGGAGGAGAAGTTGTTTGATGCCCCTCTGTCTATCAGCAAGAGAGAACAGCTGGAGCGGCAG GCTCCAGAAAACTACTTCTATGTGCCAGACCTGGGCCAGGTCCCTGAGATCGACGTGCCGTCCTACCTACCCGACTTGCCTGGCGTCGCAGATGACCTGATGTACAGTGCGGATTTGGGCCCTGGCATTGCCCCGTCTGCTCCTGGTGCTATCCCAGAGCTGCCTGCCTTCCACACAGAGGTAGCCGAACCTTTCCAGCCAG AACTAGAAGACAGAGTGCTGTTGGCAGCACCGCCGCCACCTCCTCCTCCGCCGCCGCCTCCCCCAGCTCCTACAGCGTTGGTCAGCACCCCCCAGCCACCGATGTTCCCTGATGTGGCAACTGCAGCTGGCCAGGTTGCCAGGGAAGAAGACTCGAGCAGCAGTGTGGCCCATGCAG CCTCTGTTCAAGGAGCTCCTAAGGAGGTGGTTGACCCCTCCAGTGGCCGGGCCACTCTGCTTGAGTCCATCCGCCAGGCTGGGGGCATTGGCAAAGCCAAGCTGCGCAGTGTCAAGGAGCGCAAGctggagaagaagaaacagaaggagcaggaGCAAG TGAGAGCCACCAGCCAAGGTGGGGACTTGATGTCAGATCTCTTCAACAAACTCGTCATGAGGCGCAAAG gtaTTTCTGGAAAAGGGCCTGGCACTGGAACAAGTGAGGGGCCTGGCGGAGCCTTCTCTCGCATGTCAGACTCCATCCCACCACTGCCACCCCCACAGCAGCCAGCAGGAGACGAGGATGAGGATGAATGGGAGTCCTAA
- the Washc1 gene encoding WASH complex subunit 1 isoform X1, with amino-acid sequence MVNAWSVLRGFPRRGINLFATAMPSSRVYCTMTPVKTQYSLAGQLYSVPLIQPDLRREEAIQQVADALQYLQNISGDIFSRISQRVELSRRQLQAIRERVSLAQAKIEKIKGSKKAIKVFSSAKYPAPEHLQEYGSIFTGALDPSLQRRPRYRIQSKHRPLDERALQEKLKYFPVCVNTKSEPEDEAEEGLGGLPSNISSISSLLLFNTTENLYKKYVFLDPLAGAVTKTHTMLGTEEEKLFDAPLSISKREQLERQAPENYFYVPDLGQVPEIDVPSYLPDLPGVADDLMYSADLGPGIAPSAPGAIPELPAFHTEVAEPFQPELEDRVLLAAPPPPPPPPPPPPAPTALVSTPQPPMFPDVATAAGQVAREEDSSSSVAHAASVQGAPKEVVDPSSGRATLLESIRQAGGIGKAKLRSVKERKLEKKKQKEQEQVRATSQGGDLMSDLFNKLVMRRKGISGKGPGTGTSEGPGGAFSRMSDSIPPLPPPQQPAGDEDEDEWES; translated from the exons ATGGTTAATGCTTGGAGTGTTCTCCGGGGTTTTCCAAGGAGAGGAATCAACCTCTTTGCAACAGCGATGCCTAGTTCCAGAGTTTATT GCACCATGACACCCGTAAAGACCCAGTACTCCTTGGCAGGCCAGCTTTACTCGGTGCCCCTCATCCAGCCCGACCTGCGACGCGAGGAGGCAATCCAGCAAGTGGCAGATGCCCTGCAGTACCTACAGAATATCTCTGGAGACATCTTCAGCAG gATCTCCCAGCGGGTAGAGCTGAGCCGACGCCAGCTGCAGGCCATTAGGGAGAGGGTTTCCTTGGCCCAGGCTAAGATAGAGAAGATCAAGGGCAGTAAGAAGGCCATCAAG GTCTTTTCTAGTGCCAAGTACCCAGCACCAGAGCACCTGCAGGAATATGGCTCCATCTTTACCGGTGCCCTGGACCCTAGTCTGCAGAGAAGACCCCGTTACAGGATCCAGAGCAAGCACCGCCCACTGGATGAGCGGGCTCTGCAG GAGAAGCTGAAGTACTTTCCCGTGTGTGTGAACACCAAGTCGGAGCCTGAGGACGAAGCTGAGGAGGGGCTCGGGGGTCTGCCCAGCAACATCAGCTCCATCAGCTCCCTGCTGCTCTTCAACACCACCGAGAATCT GTACAAGAAGTATGTTTTCCTGGACCCTCTTGCTGGTGCAGTGACAAAAACGCACACGATGCTGGGCACAGAGGAGGAGAAGTTGTTTGATGCCCCTCTGTCTATCAGCAAGAGAGAACAGCTGGAGCGGCAG GCTCCAGAAAACTACTTCTATGTGCCAGACCTGGGCCAGGTCCCTGAGATCGACGTGCCGTCCTACCTACCCGACTTGCCTGGCGTCGCAGATGACCTGATGTACAGTGCGGATTTGGGCCCTGGCATTGCCCCGTCTGCTCCTGGTGCTATCCCAGAGCTGCCTGCCTTCCACACAGAGGTAGCCGAACCTTTCCAGCCAG AACTAGAAGACAGAGTGCTGTTGGCAGCACCGCCGCCACCTCCTCCTCCGCCGCCGCCTCCCCCAGCTCCTACAGCGTTGGTCAGCACCCCCCAGCCACCGATGTTCCCTGATGTGGCAACTGCAGCTGGCCAGGTTGCCAGGGAAGAAGACTCGAGCAGCAGTGTGGCCCATGCAG CCTCTGTTCAAGGAGCTCCTAAGGAGGTGGTTGACCCCTCCAGTGGCCGGGCCACTCTGCTTGAGTCCATCCGCCAGGCTGGGGGCATTGGCAAAGCCAAGCTGCGCAGTGTCAAGGAGCGCAAGctggagaagaagaaacagaaggagcaggaGCAAG TGAGAGCCACCAGCCAAGGTGGGGACTTGATGTCAGATCTCTTCAACAAACTCGTCATGAGGCGCAAAG gtaTTTCTGGAAAAGGGCCTGGCACTGGAACAAGTGAGGGGCCTGGCGGAGCCTTCTCTCGCATGTCAGACTCCATCCCACCACTGCCACCCCCACAGCAGCCAGCAGGAGACGAGGATGAGGATGAATGGGAGTCCTAA